A portion of the Chlamydia avium 10DC88 genome contains these proteins:
- the rpmG gene encoding 50S ribosomal protein L33 — MASKNREIIKLKSSESSDMYWTVKNKRKTTGRLELKKYDKKLRRHVIFKEAK; from the coding sequence ATGGCTAGTAAGAATCGTGAAATTATTAAACTAAAAAGTTCTGAAAGCTCCGATATGTACTGGACAGTGAAAAATAAGAGAAAAACAACTGGTCGACTAGAACTAAAAAAATATGATAAAAAACTACGTAGACACGTAATATTTAAGGAAGCTAAATAG